From a region of the Arachis ipaensis cultivar K30076 chromosome B09, Araip1.1, whole genome shotgun sequence genome:
- the LOC107615400 gene encoding uncharacterized protein LOC107615400, with translation MSDHPDGASEISASNSSRSLAELPELTAIRFGLDLVSAARRNILFLRTVSDSLWLHHTPIVVEAIRRYHDVWMPLISDLTAPDFPLPMILPPFDVEWVWFCHTLNPVSCFKEEIWSAEFPSESFENEASSDSEEEDPVGAIVDEEGGDLLKEVMEKRKWLCSVFEEPYRCEVVYLIAARQRYKAFLYLAHKRLVALQSGSCLVPASDILLMWLTHQSYPTVYVGDMKALGLDVDLEKVAMVSQTVKEKEFEEIRKLWDTEFNQPYEKAGGEITSLSLEGATSAISPVYWVESDTDVNTKYRSMLPRFLLEACVFVKLNSRIKALQKDINRDFIRLRTIRCHSELKLDKSISSFPYDSWKKAWHLYCEFGTKGVIIEYRRQGGSCLKGSTLQDTVSFSWNDLLRADSLTSEKKISQHVNIVASITPPVQAPYLLKCVPDRVTDDSGAMISDVILKMNSYHPQEGRWLSRTVLDHAGRVCFVIRIRVGGGFWRRGGETPLAVKWEERIIEIREGSWSYVAGSIGRAPEKVVATATPKESAEQWSASWCFSTGDELFVQWDSSLSVSGLCFSLRNQTSTDSSVKLLKGRQRQYQVKRKRKADNESETTKNNLKEDFDDEEGFITLVRLTGDDPDGRATALLNWKLLVVEVLPEEDAVLMLLLCISILKSVSEMMKQDVGGLLVRRRLKETRVGTRDWGSVMLHPSSSSSSSDSRYLQPWYWNACSVMIAPDAADHVKRMPASTQSLVEGSDKLYKHGIIS, from the exons ATGTCGGATCACCCCGACGGCGCTTCCGAAATCTCAGCGAGCAACTCATCCAGGAGTCTCGCGGAGTTACCGGAACTCACCGCCATACGATTCGGACTCGATCTTGTATCGGCGGCTAGGCGAAACATCTTGTTCCTGAGGACTGTTTCGGATTCTCTGTGGCTCCACCACACGCCCATTGTGGTGGAAGCCATACGCAG ATACCATGATGTGTGGATGCCGTTGATTTCCGATCTGACGGCCCCGGACTTCCCTCTTCCTATGATTCTCCCTCCCTTCGATGTCGAGTGGGTTTGGTTCTGCCACACTCTCAACCCTGTGAGTTGCTTCAAAGAA GAGATATGGAGCGCTGAGTTCCCCTCCGAGTCGTTTGAGAACGAAGCGAGTTCTGACTCGGAGGAGGAGGACCCagttggcgccattgttgatgaagAGGGTGGTGATCTTCTGAAGGAAGTTATggagaagaggaagtggttgtgCTCTGTGTTTGAGGAGCCGTACAGGTGCGAGGTGGTGTACTTGATAGCGGCGAGGCAGAGGTACAAGGCGTTCTTGTATTTGGCGCACAAGAGGTTAGTGGCGCTTCAATCTGGTTCCTGTTTGGTGCCAGCTTCGGATATCTTGTTGATGTGGCTGACCCACCAG AGCTATCCAACAGTGTATGTGGGAGACATGAAGGCATTAGGCTTAGATGTTGATCTGGAAAAGGTGGCAATGGTTTCTCAAACCGTGAAGGAGAAGGAATTTGAAGAAATAAGGAAGTTGTGGGACACAGAATTCAATCAACCTTATGAAAAAGCTGGTGGAGAGATCACTTCGCTGTCATTGGAAGGGGCTACCTCTGCAATTTCCCCCGTCTACTGGGTTGAATCAGACACAGATGTCAATACAAAATACAGGTCCATGCTTCCAAGGTTCTTACTTGAG GCCTGTGTGTTTGTGAAGCTTAACTCAAGGATAAAGGCATTGCAAAAGGATATAAACCGTGATTTCATAAGACTTCGTACTATAAGGTGTCATAGTGAGTTAAAGCTAGATAAATCCATCTCCAGTTTCCCCTATGATTCATGGAAAAAAGCTTGGCATCTTTACTGTGAATTTGGGACCAAGGGGGTTATTATTGAGTACCGTCGACAAGGTGGTAGCTGTCTTAAAGGAAGTACCCTGCAAGACACCGTTTCATTTAGCTGGAATGATTTATTGAGAGCTGATTCTCTAACTTCTGAAAAGAAAATTAGTCAGCATGTGAATATTGTTGCGTCAATAACCCCGCCAGTTCAAGCACCGTACTTGTTGAAATGTGTTCCTGATCGAGTAACAGATGATTCCGGAGCAATGATATCTGATGTGATTCTGAAGATGAATAGCTATCACCCGCAAGAAGGACGATGGCTGTCTCGTACAGTTCTTGATCATGCAGGAAGAGTGTGTTTTGTTATTAGAATTAG GGTAGGAGGAGGATTTTGGAGAAGAGGAGGTGAAACTCCTTTGGCTGTGAAATGGGAAGAAAGGATTATAGAGATACGTGAAGGATCTTGGTCTTATGTTGCTGGTTCCATTGGTAGAGCCCCTG AGAAGGTGGTAGCTACTGCCACACCAAAGGAATCTGCAGAGCAATGGAGTGCATCATGGTGCTTTTCAACGGGAGATGAGCTGTTCGTACAATGGGACTCATCACTATCAGTGTCGGGTCTTTGCTTTAGTTTGAGAAACCAGACATCAACAGATTCATCG GTGAAGTTGTTGAAAGGAAGGCAAAGGCAATACCAagtgaagagaaaaaggaaggcaGATAACGAAAGTGAAACAACAAAAAACAACTTAAAGGAAGATTTTGATGATGAGGAGGGTTTTATTACACTTGTTCGTCTCACAGGAGATGACCCCGATGGAAGAGCAACGGCACTTCTAAATTGGAAGCTATTGGTTGTTGAAGTGTTGCCTGAAGAAGATGCGGTTCTGATGCTCCTCCTCTGCATCTCAATACTCAAAAGTGTATCAGAAATGATGAAACAAGATGTGGGAGGGTTGTTGGTTAGGAGAAGACTGAAGGAGACAAGGGTTGGAACTAGGGATTGGGGTTCTGTGATGCTTCATCCATCATCATCGTCGTCATCATCTGATTCAAGATACCTTCAACCTTGGTATTGGAATGCCTGCTCTGTGATGATAGCACCTGATGCTGCAGATCATGTCAAAAGGATGCCAGCATCAACTCAATCACTAGTGGAAGGCAGTGACAAGTTATACAAGCATGGGATCATTAGTTAA